A single genomic interval of Halomonas sp. GT harbors:
- the uraH gene encoding hydroxyisourate hydrolase, protein MGRLTTHVLDTAKGQPGQGITIDVFRLAGTTREHLGSVITNSDGRCDAPILEGDALTVGEYELVFHAGDYLRDQGIASQEPRFLDVIPLRFGVADASQHYHVPLLLSPYSYSTYRGS, encoded by the coding sequence ATGGGACGGTTAACTACTCACGTACTCGATACCGCCAAAGGACAGCCCGGCCAGGGGATTACCATTGACGTGTTTCGCCTAGCAGGGACCACGCGAGAACACTTGGGCAGCGTTATTACTAACAGCGATGGTCGTTGTGACGCGCCTATCTTAGAGGGTGATGCTCTTACGGTAGGTGAGTATGAGCTGGTTTTCCACGCGGGTGACTACTTGCGTGATCAAGGCATAGCTTCTCAAGAGCCGCGCTTTTTGGACGTGATTCCTTTACGTTTTGGCGTTGCAGATGCTAGCCAGCATTACCATGTGCCGCTGCTGCTATCTCCTTACAGCTACTCCACCTACCGCGGTAGCTGA
- the uraD gene encoding 2-oxo-4-hydroxy-4-carboxy-5-ureidoimidazoline decarboxylase, whose product MSISTSLTLSPAPSTCSLETFTQHYGDVYEHSPWVAEAAWKEGLSDVHNAPDALADLMGLMLQRATPEQQIAVIQAHPDLAGKAAMSGELTQDSSREQAGAGLDQCTPEEFARFEQLNAAYKDKFGFPFVIAVKGLDRHAILAAFEARLHNGLAEERETAINEIIRIARFRLNVRAEQPL is encoded by the coding sequence GTGTCTATCTCAACATCACTCACGCTTTCGCCCGCCCCTAGCACATGCAGCTTGGAAACATTTACTCAACATTACGGCGATGTATATGAACACTCTCCCTGGGTGGCGGAAGCTGCATGGAAGGAAGGGTTAAGCGATGTGCATAATGCACCGGACGCGCTAGCTGATCTAATGGGACTTATGCTGCAGCGGGCAACACCTGAACAGCAAATCGCTGTTATTCAGGCCCACCCTGACTTAGCAGGCAAAGCGGCGATGTCGGGCGAGCTGACCCAAGACTCTTCACGTGAACAAGCAGGTGCTGGGCTAGATCAATGTACGCCTGAAGAGTTTGCCCGCTTTGAACAACTTAATGCTGCTTACAAAGATAAATTTGGCTTTCCCTTCGTTATTGCCGTAAAGGGGCTTGATCGCCACGCCATTTTGGCGGCGTTTGAAGCACGTTTACACAACGGTTTAGCTGAAGAACGTGAAACAGCAATTAATGAGATTATTCGTATCGCCCGTTTCAGGCTGAACGTACGGGCTGAACAGCCGTTGTAA